The following proteins are co-located in the Oncorhynchus keta strain PuntledgeMale-10-30-2019 unplaced genomic scaffold, Oket_V2 Un_contig_1734_pilon_pilon, whole genome shotgun sequence genome:
- the LOC127919663 gene encoding uncharacterized protein LOC127919663 — translation MIPSTFKVQRRREPGETEFWWACPCCPSGVNIMFLSTFKVQRRREPGETEFWWACPCCPSGVNLMFLSTFKVQRRREPGETEFWWACPCCPSGVNIMFLSTFKVQRRREPGETEFWWACPCCPSGVNIMFLSTFKVQRRREPGETEFWWACPCCPSGVNIMFLSTFKVQRRREPGETEFWWACPCCPSGVNLMFLSTFKVQRRREPGETEFWWACPCCPSDVNIMFLSTFKVQRRREPGETEFWWACPCCPSGVNIMFLSTFKVQRRREPGETEFWWACPCCPSGVNIMAKTYL, via the exons ATGATCCCATCAACCTTCAAGgtccagagaagaagagaaccaGGAGAGACGGAGTTCTGGTGGGcatgtccctgttgtccctcagGTGTCAACATCATGTTCCTATCAACCTTCAAGgtccagagaagaagagaaccaGGAGAGACGGAGTTCTGGTGGGcatgtccctgttgtccctcagGTGTCAACCTCATGTTCCTATCAACCTTCAAGgtccagagaagaagagaaccaGGAGAGACGGAGTTCTGGTGGGcatgtccctgttgtccctcagGTGTCAACATCATGTTCCTATCAACCTTCAAGgtccagagaagaagagaaccaGGAGAGACGGAGTTCTGGTGGGcatgtccctgttgtccctcagGTGTCAACATCATGTTCCTATCAACCTTCAAGgtccagagaagaagagaaccaGGAGAGACGGAGTTCTGGTGGGcatgtccctgttgtccctcagGTGTCAACATCATGTTCCTATCAACCTTCAAG gtccagagaagaagagaaccaGGAGAGACGGAGTTCTGGTGGGcatgtccctgttgtccctcagGTGTCAACCTCATGTTCCTATCAACCTTCAAGgtccagagaagaagagaaccaGGAGAGACGGAGTTCTGGTGGGcatgtccctgttgtccctcagATGTCAACATCATGTTCCTATCAACCTTCAAG gtccagagaagaagagaaccaGGAGAGACGGAGTTCTGGTGGGcatgtccctgttgtccctcagGTGTCAACATCATGTTCCTATCAACCTTCAAGgtccagagaagaagagaaccaGGAGAGACGGAGTTCTGGTGGGcatgtccctgttgtccctcagGTGTCAACATCATGGCAAAGACCTACCTTTAG